The following proteins come from a genomic window of Kwoniella bestiolae CBS 10118 chromosome 3, complete sequence:
- a CDS encoding serine/threonine-protein phosphatase PP1 codes for MGEPQNEIDLDSVIDRLLEVRGNRPGKAVQLAEYEIKYLCTKAREIFISQPILLELEAPIKICGDIHGQYYDLLRLFEYGGFPPEANYLFLGDYVDRGKQSLETICLLLAYKIKYPENFFILRGNHECASINRIYGFYDECKRRYNIKLWKTFTDCFNCLPIAAIIDEKIFTMHGGLSPDLQSMEQIRRVMRPTDVPDTGLLCDLLWSDPDKDITGWSENDRGVSFTFGPDVVSRFLQKHDMDLICRAHQVVEDGYEFFAKRQLVTLFSAPNYCGEFDNAGAMMSVDDTLLCSFQILKPAEKKAPKYGGYGASGRRQ; via the exons ATGGGTGAACCACAAAACGAGATTGATTTGGATTCCGTCATTGATCGACTTCTAGAGG TACGAGGAAACCGACCGGGCAAGGCTGTGCAACTAGCAGAGTACGAGATCAAATACCTCTGTACGAAAGCCAGAGAAATTTTCATCAGTCAACCTATCTTACTTGAACTGGAAGCTCCTATCAAGATATGCG GTGATATCCACGGACAGTACTATGATTTACTGAGATTGTTCGAATATGGTGGCTTCCCCCCAGAAGCGAATTACCTCTTCTTAGGAGATTACGTCGACAGAGGTAAACAATCGCTTGAAACTATCTGTCTGCTTTTGGCGTACAAGATCAAGTACCCAGAGAACTTCTTCATTTTGAGAGGGAATCACGAATGTGCGAGTATCAATAGAATTTACGGATTTTATGATGAGT GTAAACGACGTTATAACATCAAGTTGTGGAAGACATTCACCGACTGTTTCAACTGTTTACCTATCGCTGCTATCATTGATGAGAAGATTTTCACCATGCACGGTGGTTTG aGTCCCGATCTTCAAAGCATGGAACAAATCCGAAGGGTAATGCGACCAACGGATGTACCTGATACTG GTCTCCTTTGTGATTTACTCTGGTCTGATCCCGATAAGGATATCACAGGATGGAGTGAGAACGATCGAGGAGTATCATTCACATTTGGACCTGATGTTGTATCGAGATTCCTGCAAAAGCATGATATGGATTTGATCTGTCGAGCACATCAG GTCGTAGAAGATGGGTACGAGTTCTTTGCAAAACGTCAATTGGTAACCCTGTTCTCGGCTCCTAATTATTgtggagag TTCGACAATGCCGGTGCCATGATGTCCGTCGACGATACATTACTCTGTTCCTTCCAA ATCCTCAAACCAGCCGAGAAGAAAGCTCCGAAATATGGGGGATACGGTGCCAGCGGACGGCGTCAGTGA